CCATAAGCCACCCCTTCTTTGAACCATTCAGCTACAAACTGGGATTTCTCGTGAAAACCAGTTACAGCTGTTAATGCATGTCAATAGTGTACTGGTATTTTCCATCTAATTACtctttttttgattttgtgggGTAAATGCTTCCAAGTACTTGTCAATTGAATGATTGTTCCAAGATATCTTGTGAAATTGGTTAAATGTTGGTTAGGGAGAAGATATTAATTGACGCAACAATCTCATCAAGTGGATGAGATCCAAAGACAACCAAATCAATAATTTCAGATAATTACTAGTAAACAATTTTATGGAGCCATAGAAGAATGGTAAGAATTCTACTCATTAACCAAAATATCTACtgaaatctcacaatttttttGTGGAGGAGAACTGGAAAGCGTGACTGATTACACAGGAAAGTTGCACTTTCTTCACAAGTAACCAACAAACAAAGATTCTCAAGCACAGCCGTATATATATACCGACCTAAGAATTAGACGCCGAAGCAAATGATCAGACAGAACTTGAGCCCAGACCAGATGTAGGCTTGTTGATGTGCAAAGGATTACCTCCCACTCAGAGAATGCAGTGGAGATTATGTTGTCAGCATCAGTACGGACATCCTAAAAgaggaaacaagaaattaatgCACAAAAAACCAAAAACAGAAACAAGAAATGAATGCAGAAAACTAGTAAGCCACAATATAGAGGTTCCATTTCTGTATCTCACCCACCACATCATCATCTGATAAGGTGAACCCAACTAATTGGCAGAAAGCCTGAAAAGGAGCAGTTAGAAACAAGGTGAACTGGCTTCCAAAATGCATTGTGTCACTGTCAGCTGGGTTCTTAAATGATGGTCTCAGGGGAGAAAGGAATAAAGCAGGTGTTTCTCCTCTTTCTGCTCCATGTAGAACCTGAGAGCAATTGGTATGTCAGCAATTTAAAAAGGCGGAACAGAAAATAAGTATATCTCACTCCAACTCCAAACTAGCAGTCAAATGAGAATATAAAGCAGTACAATGTAATAGCATTTCAATTTAAGAGCACCTTCAGTTGATAACAagcctttaaaagaaaaacaaaaccagCACAACAGTAATGAGCAGCTAACAAGTAGCTTAGGCTCAATTTGGCTCAAAGCTCATATCTGCTCGATTATAGTCAAGCTTGAGTTCAGTTCAGGCACACAAATGATCAATCCAATTGAGTAGTCAAGTCAAGCAGTAACAAAATGTATCAGGAGCACAGCTCAAGCCGGAAGCTAACAAGGCTCAAGTCAAGTTTGACTTTAGGTACTTCTAGTGGAGCTAGTGCTAGATAACCTGGATGTTTTGACTTGACAGCAACATACAAGGGAGGAAAAGGAAGGGGGATATGGTGGTTTCTGAAAAAGTGCAAAAATATACGGAATAGGAAAGCACTCAAATACAACACCCTGTCAAGTATATACTGAAATGTTACACACTTTAAGCCTCCTACAAGGTCAGAGATAATTAAGGAGTCTTTTGGGCCATTGGGAGTAGGGGTGGCAACAAATTGAGCTGCTAGATCAAAAGCTCGACTCTAGCTTGGTCAATTTTGAGCTCGACCGggctcgagtcaagctcaaGCTACTTGAGTCCATTATCTAGTGGAACTCGAGCCCTCAAATATTCTGCTCAAAAGCTCAGGGCTTTTTGAGCAtcgtgtgtgtgtatatatataattttttataattattaaattACCTAAAAACCTACACTCCTAAAAACAAATCACATGTCTTACCATTTTCAAGCTCAACCTCAATTTGCTCCTCAAGTGAGCTTGAGCTCCTTATATTTTACacgagtcaagctcgagcttCAAATTTAAAGTTCATCAAGCTTGAGCTCGAGCTCAGGAAGTTTACTTTGAGCTCAAGCTCGAGTACACCAGCATTCGAGCTCAACTCAGCTCATTGCCACCCCTACTTGGGAGAAAGGATTAATGTAGACATCAAAGATTAAAAATCCTGAAAGATCAAAAGGAGCAGTGCAAATGAAGATCTGGGTGCAAATGAAGATCTAAACCAGATGCTAACATCTGAAATATCCCATACTTCTCCGGCGAGTCACTTAGACAAACTAAACGATCTGAACCGGATTCCACAGGTCAACGTTAAGCCAGATGAGTTGAACAAGTAACAGACAAAGTTTTGACAAACCTGCCTTGAATGCATGGCTGTTGTCACTATCTACGATCAAGAAAATAGGCCTTCTTGTAAAAGGAATTATATCACCAGGATACAGGTTATTTGGACCTGAAAACAAAACAAGCATTAGTAAAAGTGAATGATACGAAAATAATTGGATCTATTGCTACAGATTTTTAAAAGCAAGCAAATAGGATTTTGCCATTAAAACCCACCTCCATCTCTGCTAGGACCTAACCACAAACAACTTTCAAAAAAGTGACTTGAGTCGCCCATGCCATTAATATGGTTATCTCGCAGATAGCTACTCTTTTCATGGTAACCGTGGTTAGACTTTGAAGATTTCCTTGAACTTCCTGAGCTTTCGCTGGATGAAGCACTACCATGACCTGCATTCCCTGAAATGATCACAAACACCATACTTCAAAATATTAGTGCATGTTTTTCTTGTATCAAGTAAAAAAGTATGAATCAAAGTTTACCTGTAGCTGACAGGTACAATAGCATGACACTATCTGGTGGTAGCTCTTCACAAATGGTAGCAATAACCTGGAAGGTTCCAAAATACAAAGTAGAACACCTGTAACTAGAAGTTTAATTGGAAAAGTAGAAAAGTAATGCATTTATTGTACTTAAACATGAGAATATGCAGTGGGTGACACGTTTTTACTTATGTCAAGGGCTTACTAGATCAGCTTTTGGTCCTTATTAGCAAGGTTAAGAACTTAGACCTAGAGATTTCATTGTACTAGCATTCATTATAAAGTGTAAATCGCAAGGATTTTGCTCAGTAGACTACGGAACAAGGGAATGCTATGCAGAGGGGTAAAGTGAAAGAAGCCCAAAAGCAAGAGTTTCACAAGGGCTGAGGGGGACTAGCCAACCTTAGATATCTTCTGCACCCCACATTAGACTGAGAACCAGCAAAGGTCAGTAGCCCTTGGCTGACAAGGGTCAATGGTACAAGTGAATGCAAAAGTAACTTAAAATTTAGTTACCTATGAATCTAAGACAGGCAGCCTTAAATTGGTCAAGCGAAGCACATTAACATATGGCTAAGGGCCTTCAACAGTAATTACGGAAAATACAAAGCTAAACTTTTTCTTTGGTAACTAGAAAAGGAACTACTTAGATAATCAGATACTCCCAACAGACTCTTTCAAAGGATCCATCGACAGGTTGCGAACCACAAATTGCAAAAATATTAATAGGTTGTTGAATAGTTTTCAGCACTTACTGCTATCAATTGTGTGACAGAAGAGCGGTGAAGTATAGACTTCTTCGGGTTTGGTGGCAATGATGGATCCGTCATATCAGCAGCCAGGTTTATATTGATGAGTCCTGAAGCAGCAGAGTGATCAGCCAAAGCACCGTTCTCTTGTGATTCAACTTGATGCTTCTCATAGAAAGACCCACTAGGTTCCCATTCCAAACACTGAAGCATTCTAAAAGTGTCCAGAGTAAGTTCTGCAAATTTGACCTATAAGAGAACAGAAGAGAGTTAATAATTCCATGTATCAAGTTGGATACACCCAAGTATATCAAGAAGAAACTACCTCATGTTTGTGATAGCTTGTTAGTAGAGCTTCTCGAAACTTTAATACCTTCTTAGCATGAAAGCGGGCAACATAAGGAAGAGAGGATGGATATGAATCAAATAAGGAACAGAACCGTAAAGGTCGAACATTTATGAGGGATGTATCAGCTTTGGTAAATCGAAGAATCTCTTGCAAAACCAGCTTCCATTCTTTGAAGTTCGTAGTATCCTGTGATCAAAGGAAAGTAGATTGGTCAAGAAGTTCCTCCATTTCTGTAAGCCCAATACTAGGGAGGAATTTTCAAAATCATGTGTATGCACACACTGAAGAGAAACAGCATCAGCCCAATGTCCAACAGACATCAAGTGGAGCACAAACATCCCACCATTTCTGAGATGATAATTTCCGTATAGACAGTTATGGAAGAAATGTGATTCATCTTTGAATTCACATTCCCTGCATTAGTCTATCATTGCTTGTAGCATGAGCATTGTTGGAAAAATGCACCAAGAGACACAACTACAGGTAATGTCATTTAATCCCATTAATCTTGCTACAAAAGTAAGGACATCTCTTGCAGATTAAACTTCCCTATAAAAGGCCAATCATGCCATTGTTCGAGCAGACTAAACTTCCTCCTAAATTAGTCATCATTGCTGTTGCAAAAAGTTCCGCTAGAACTGCATGAATCTATACCCAAAGAAAAATGAACTTTACCCGGATCGTAATTATCACCTATCACAATTTCTTGGTTAAACAGATTAAGCAAATAACTATTGGGCTTGAGATTTCAGCCATGCAAGCTAACatttttaattcaactacacCAAAAAAGTACGAAAGCTAGCATACACAAACGAAATCTTAAGCTCAAAGGAAACAGTGAAATTAGAAGTTATGAAAGGTACGGTACATTCATACGCGCCGAAAACATTTAAACTAATTAGAGGGgattcaaaaaaagaaagaaaagaaaagaaacaacaatTCATACCGGAAAAGTGGATCTACTATCATCGACAAGAGCTTTAAACTTATCAACAAGCAATTTAACCATTTCCGTCCGGTTCAAAATCAACGAAACCATCAAAAACCTCGCATAAAACCTCAACTCCTTAAATCTAACTCCTTTATCCTTCTTGGAACCTTCATCGAAGTACTTCCGATGCAAAATCGCCTCGTAAAACACGTACGCCTCGATCAAAAACCTCGCTTCACTCGTTCTCATGTACTGATTAAAATACAATTGGCCGATCCGAGACGCAATCTCCCCGATCTCCCACCTCTGGAGCCCCGACCCGATTAGCTCCGCCCGGTTCTCCTGCTGGTACTTCCATAACCTCATGTACGACTTAAACACACTGTGGAAGTAGTGACTATACGGCCCACGCGCGTACGTCGGAGCGTCGCGCACACGCGCGAATTTTCTCTCGGCATTTTCAACTAATGCTTTGAACGTCCTCGCGACGGTATTACCTCCTGATGAAGACTCCCCTGCCATCGCTCTTTCCTCAATAGAACTATTCACCCCagcatttcttcttcctctttctcCAAGTATATACCTTACCCCCAACCTTTCACATCACCTCAGCAGCAGAAGGTCGTTGCCTCTATCTGTTTCTTCGACCGTAACATTACTTCACCAGAATTTACAGCGGGCAGCCAGCAGCGGTTCTTTATAAATTCACCAACGGAATTTCAGAGGTCAGTAGCTGAAGGCCGTTTCTCCCAAAAAGCGGAAAGAACCAGAGTATTTAAGCAGCAGAGGGTGAGGGAGTGGACATCGAGATGctctttgtttttcctttttgttttgttttgttattaatATATTTACGGACCTTTTTGGGGTCAGAGCTTTTACAGTGGCGGCGTGGGTGGGTGGGTGGGTTCGGATTCTGGTTATGGTGGGACTGGGTGGGGCGGCGGAGACAGGGTGGAAGAATCGTTGAAGTCCGGTGGGGAAGCGGGAGCTGATGAGTTTCTGAGGAATTTTTAGTGTGTGAGTGCGTGTTTTGGTATCTGTCAGAAGGTGTTCAGAAGCAAGGGTGGCAAAATgactgtgtgtgtgtgtgtgtgaaaacTGAAAATGCGGGTTGAGTTGGGGATTGTTgtggtagcggagaattggagGACTGGGACGGGTCAATGGGGGATAGAAAGGGGCCCAATATTATCTGGGTGGTTGGTTTGACTGCTAAGCGTGGCCCACTGGCCCGTGCGTTTGGATGGTTTCTATTTTCCCGTGTTTTATTATACTTTATTCCTCTGTATTTTACATTCAGGCCAAATTTATCCAGGAATATATTGataatgaaaaattgaaaatgatttctttcCATTCCTTTTAGATGTATGAAATTTTGTTTATTAGCATTCTGAGGCTCCTCTTGGGTGACTTTAAAGAAAATGTCTCATGCTCTGGGCACTTTATGATCTTTTTATTGATACTGCATCGTCTTTTTTGGGGGTGCTAGCAAGTCAAGCTACTCGCGAGCGCTTGATCAAAAGCTTGACTCGAGCTCGGTAaaatcgagctcgagttcgagctcgagctactcgttaaatttaacgagtcgagttcgagctcaagaaataagtacttGAATGTTCGCCGAGCTTAATcgagttttcatattttatttttattatatatttttattatatattttttaaaaaaattatagatttatttcaaaactcgagctcgagccgagTAGCTCGGGCTTGATATTTACTCGAGctcaaacgagtcgagctcgagctcgagtagccCAAATTTTGATCGAGCTCGTGCTCGAGTATGgtgctactcgagctcgactcggctcgatagTACCTCTACGTCTTTACATgcttttagaaaaattattagtCAGATAGAGTGCTATTAAACGATACTCTTTTAGAATATGCAAGCATAGGGGTCGAAATCAAGAAAGAAGTGGTATATACATTAGTATGAGTAATTTCAACTGATCAGTGCAAAAAATATTAAAGAATGAGCGAATATGAGATTAATCTATGAGGAGGCTTAACATTTAAGATAGTCTTGGTTTTGACTAGCactgagaaaagaaaaaacatttaAGGCCCGTTTGGACAGTCATTTTTCGTCGGAAAATTGCGTCGTTTTCTGTGATCACAATtttctattaccttttttcttcacatacatcaaattgctacagtaattttcctacaaaaaatccgagaaaatgcaatccaaacaaggcctaaagAAGGGGTTTAAGCCCTCCAAAGATGAGATTTTGGAACTTGTCAGTGTTAGAATTTTTTTAGTTGTTGTAAAATGAATATGTCGTGAACAATATCATGTGATTAGTGGGGCTACAAGAAAAGGAGAAATTGAATATCATTTCTTtaatttcctctctttttttttttgtttgatggGGGATGGGGGTTTGGAAGGgtgtgggggggggggtttaAAGAATCAAAAAAAGGGTAACAGGCAAAATGTCCAAATTGTGGTTGATATTAGGTGCACAAAGCCAAATGAGTAGCTGTAAAAGGAACCAAATGCAGCACAATTCTTTGTTTAATGGTGAGTTGGTATTGCATTTGGTTCGTTTACCATTATCGATGAGAAAGTCGCCAGTTTTCAGTTGAAACTTTAAAGTGGAGAATAACATCTTCCAAGCCGATGCAAGTCAAGTTCAAATGTTGAAGGCCTAAAGCTGGTCTCTCTCTGTCATCAAATTAGAATAATCAATAAATTAGAATACGCTGGTCTCTCTGTCAAGAAATTAGAATAATCTGAGAATTTTCAACTGTATTAATTTCTTGCCATATGGTCAATTCTTTGGACTTCTTAAGTGAAATTCATGACAccaatataaatatatattcaGTTAGTCAAATGTAGCACCAGATCCCAGCCACTATTGGAAGCACCCCAACAGaccctttatttttctttagatTTCAGAAGTTTAATCAAGAATGGAGACCTAATGGCAAAGGTAAAACCACACTGGATTTATTTGCAtatgttttggttgaattggagTCACAAAATCTGATTGCAGGTATATTCATCAAATCAAACTTTTTGAGATGGATACCTACTTCTTTTGCCACTGGGCAAATTTTTTGTGACAGCCCTTTTGCAAAACAGATGCATACAAATTACAAGCATGTGGGCATGGATCTCAGTCGTTGAAGATTGTTCATCAGCAGATCACAACAGTATAAGCTTGGGTCCCTTCAACTGAGCTGTTTCCCTGCCAAGACACCCCAAGTTTTCAATGTGCAGGCTAGGGAACAGGGATCAGGAATTGTTGTTGGTGTCTGGCTTTAAGAAAAACAACAATCACGCAAAATTATTGTTCACGTTTGATTCATAATATAAGAATTCAAGCTTTCGTTCAATGGTAGTAAATAACTGAGAATTTCAGGTCGATTTTGAGCTCAAGTTTGAGTATCTTGCATGGGGTaattagtcatctttctttagcaaactgaaattcaaattttgtaataAGCTCTCACATAGTTGGTGTACCGTTTCTTATAATGCGATGTACgtgaaatacaaaaaaattgattaaaatataaaaatatggTTAAAAAATAGTGTTTATGATGCAGACAGAATaatatttaagaaaaatgtgtaATCAAATATAGTCAATATATTTCAAAGCCCATAAAATCCTTAATGTAAGTTATTCATGGACTATAATCAAACCAagttaaaaataataataataataataataataataatatcaaATTAACTTTCTGAATGGTGAGCTAAGTTTGGCTTATTTAGTGATGATAACGATCAAAGCAATTCATTCAATTTGAATAACGAGTTTGAGCTAAAAGAACAAGTTACGTCAGGAAATATAGCAATGGTGACTTTTTAACTTGACCAAGTCATTCatgaaattttattcaaatatGGTTATAAACTATTGTCACTTCCATGATGCCGTTTTTCATGTCACCTTTACGTCTGTTAATTGTtttccccattttttttttttatacaaaaaagtTTTAGTGGATTAGATTTTAGTCATCACTACGGATCAGGTTATGCCATCGTGATCATAGGATTTTTATAAATCGTTAATCAACACAGTTGTCACATTGATAGTGAGATTCAAACATACGactttttatgaaaaaatgatCTGTTCTTACCAATTTAAGTCAACTTGTAGTGGTCATTATGTTGCTGTTACTTGGCATAGAAATTCTAACGAATACAGGTTGTACATTAATCCACTTCTTGACGTAAAAGCCCAATTTTGCCAAGTCTCGGAGCTTTTCTTTTATAGGTATCTTATCCCAAGAGGGAATTGCATTGTAAGATCCGTAGTCAGTGCAGTTTAATAATTTAAACTTAATAGATttagatcttaata
This sequence is a window from Coffea eugenioides isolate CCC68of chromosome 7, Ceug_1.0, whole genome shotgun sequence. Protein-coding genes within it:
- the LOC113778088 gene encoding protein SCAI isoform X1 — its product is MAGESSSGGNTVARTFKALVENAERKFARVRDAPTYARGPYSHYFHSVFKSYMRLWKYQQENRAELIGSGLQRWEIGEIASRIGQLYFNQYMRTSEARFLIEAYVFYEAILHRKYFDEGSKKDKGVRFKELRFYARFLMVSLILNRTEMVKLLVDKFKALVDDSRSTFPDTTNFKEWKLVLQEILRFTKADTSLINVRPLRFCSLFDSYPSSLPYVARFHAKKVLKFREALLTSYHKHEVKFAELTLDTFRMLQCLEWEPSGSFYEKHQVESQENGALADHSAASGLININLAADMTDPSLPPNPKKSILHRSSVTQLIAVIATICEELPPDSVMLLYLSATGNAGHGSASSSESSGSSRKSSKSNHGYHEKSSYLRDNHINGMGDSSHFFESCLWLGPSRDGGPNNLYPGDIIPFTRRPIFLIVDSDNSHAFKVLHGAERGETPALFLSPLRPSFKNPADSDTMHFGSQFTLFLTAPFQAFCQLVGFTLSDDDVDVRTDADNIISTAFSEWEVILCTSTSLHLVWAQVLSDHLLRRLILRFIFCRAVLTFFCLREMSDQYLPVCLPEFPTSLSPSSEVVLSAVFRIAKHLKVERCFNFHGTS
- the LOC113778088 gene encoding protein SCAI homolog isoform X2, with translation MAGESSSGGNTVARTFKALVENAERKFARVRDAPTYARGPYSHYFHSVFKSYMRLWKYQQENRAELIGSGLQRWEIGEIASRIGQLYFNQYMRTSEARFLIEAYVFYEAILHRKYFDEGSKKDKGVRFKELRFYARFLMVSLILNRTEMVKLLVDKFKALVDDSRSTFPDTTNFKEWKLVLQEILRFTKADTSLINVRPLRFCSLFDSYPSSLPYVARFHAKKVLKFREALLTSYHKHEVKFAELTLDTFRMLQCLEWEPSGSFYEKHQVESQENGALADHSAASGLININLAADMTDPSLPPNPKKSILHRSSVTQLIAVIATICEELPPDSVMLLYLSATGNAGHGSASSSESSGSSRKSSKSNHGYHEKSSYLRDNHINGMGDSSHFFESCLWLGPSRDGGPNNLYPGDIIPFTRRPIFLIVDSDNSHAFKVLHGAERGETPALFLSPLRPSFKNPADSDTMHFGSQFTLFLTAPFQAFCQLVGFTLSDDDVVGCPY
- the LOC113778088 gene encoding protein SCAI isoform X3, with protein sequence MAGESSSGGNTVARTFKALVENAERKFARVRDAPTYARGPYSHYFHSVFKSYMRLWKYQQENRAELIGSGLQRWEIGEIASRIGQLYFNQYMRTSEARFLIEAYVFYEAILHRKYFDEGSKKDKGVRFKELRFYARFLMVSLILNRTEMVKLLVDKFKALVDDSRSTFPDTTNFKEWKLVLQEILRFTKADTSLINVRPLRFCSLFDSYPSSLPYVARFHAKKVLKFREALLTSYHKHEVKFAELTLDTFRMLQCLEWEPSGSFYEKHQVESQENGALADHSAASGLININLAADMTDPSLPPNPKKSILHRSSVTQLIAVIATICEELPPDSVMLLYLSATGNAGHGSASSSESSGSSRKSSKSNHGYHEKSSYLRDNHINGMGDSSHFFESCLWLGPSRDGGPNNLYPGDIIPFTRRPIFLIVDSDNSHAFKAGSTWSRKRRNTCFIPFSPETII